Part of the Terrisporobacter glycolicus ATCC 14880 = DSM 1288 genome is shown below.
ACTTCTTCTTTGTAAGGTTTTGACACAAATAAATCTTCATTATTTATTATCGCATTATTATTTTTTATAAATAAATTATCTGCCATTTCTTTTGAATATTTTTCGAATACATATTTGTATGCATCTAAAAATATTGGTGTTCTTCTTTTGCTACGATGAGCATCTGTTCCTACAATATGAACCATATTTCTGCTTATTAATGTATTACAAGTTCGTTGTAATTCTTTTCCACTCTTACCTAAAATACTATGAGAGTTTATTTGTATTATAGCTCCAGCTTCGATAACCTCATATATTAACTCCGGATTCTCTTGAACTTCCCTATATCTTTCCACATGTGCAAAAACTGGTATGTAGTTTTTTTCTTTTAATTCATATACTATATTACATAAATCATTTGGAAAATTTGTAGGAGGAAGTTCGATAAGTATGTATCTACTATTATTTAAAGTATAAAAATCTAATTCATCAATTTGTT
Proteins encoded:
- a CDS encoding tyrosine-protein phosphatase, which translates into the protein MIDIHCHILPEVDDGSRSLNESIEMALIAREQGIKKIVNTSHYHPDFRYKKGEELLKELKDFNNVLRENMIDIEVLIGNEIYYTNDLIKQIDELDFYTLNNSRYILIELPPTNFPNDLCNIVYELKEKNYIPVFAHVERYREVQENPELIYEVIEAGAIIQINSHSILGKSGKELQRTCNTLISRNMVHIVGTDAHRSKRRTPIFLDAYKYVFEKYSKEMADNLFIKNNNAIINNEDLFVSKPYKEEVKKKGFFKRLFKL